The following proteins are encoded in a genomic region of Pyrinomonadaceae bacterium:
- a CDS encoding caspase family protein, which yields MRSEIRQKLLKRVLITSLFLACSLGCWSIAFGQQRDWEPKRTWVFIVGILKWKDSETFKPFPQLNRRDAQLAEFFRGAGVPANQLVFLRDEQATIRRVRTEFSEMLSQTREGDFLFLYFTGHGYKADDGRETLFATSDASERVPGWPTRSIVRDINWGFHGSRVMLTADCCYSGALAQDARGLNSDISYACVTSATADEASTENWTFTEMLLASLRGTSYADLNGDRQISLGELVENERRDMKFAEEQESSFASRGFPADMVLAQANESANPAIGRRVVVRSEGDLYKGRIIGVRGSRYLVRYFGYDDSYDEWVSQRQIRGHTRREESGVAEKWWLGREYSTASANSWGQ from the coding sequence ATGCGTTCAGAAATTCGGCAAAAACTTCTAAAGCGAGTTTTGATCACATCGCTTTTTCTGGCGTGCTCGCTCGGTTGTTGGTCGATTGCGTTTGGCCAACAACGCGATTGGGAGCCGAAACGAACCTGGGTTTTCATCGTCGGCATCCTGAAATGGAAAGATTCCGAGACGTTTAAGCCCTTTCCGCAACTGAACCGGCGCGATGCGCAACTGGCGGAGTTTTTCCGGGGCGCAGGCGTGCCGGCCAATCAGCTCGTCTTTTTGCGTGATGAGCAGGCGACGATTCGTCGCGTCCGCACTGAGTTCTCTGAGATGCTTTCGCAAACTCGCGAAGGTGATTTCCTGTTTCTGTACTTTACTGGTCACGGCTACAAAGCAGACGACGGGCGCGAGACGCTCTTCGCGACGTCCGACGCGAGCGAACGGGTCCCGGGCTGGCCGACGCGGTCAATCGTGCGGGACATCAACTGGGGGTTCCACGGCTCGCGCGTCATGCTGACCGCGGACTGCTGCTATTCCGGCGCGCTGGCGCAGGATGCACGCGGCTTGAACTCGGATATTTCGTATGCGTGCGTGACGTCGGCGACGGCTGATGAAGCATCAACCGAGAACTGGACATTCACTGAGATGTTGTTGGCGTCGCTCCGCGGAACATCCTACGCCGACCTGAACGGCGATCGGCAGATTTCGCTGGGCGAACTTGTTGAGAACGAACGGCGCGATATGAAGTTTGCCGAAGAACAGGAATCTTCCTTTGCCAGCCGCGGATTTCCGGCAGACATGGTTTTGGCGCAGGCGAACGAGTCCGCTAACCCGGCGATCGGCCGTCGGGTTGTAGTCCGTTCAGAGGGCGATTTGTACAAAGGCCGAATCATCGGCGTGCGCGGTTCGCGGTATCTGGTTCGTTACTTTGGCTACGATGATTCATACGATGAATGGGTGTCGCAGCGGCAGATTCGGGGACATACTCGCCGGGAAGAAAGTGGCGTTGCCGAGAAATGGTGGTTAGGTCGCGAGTATTCGACTGCCTCCGCGAATTCGTGGGGACAGTGA
- a CDS encoding tetratricopeptide repeat protein — translation MFRRLFAIFSTVVVSLVVSTASAPATLAQSGATETVVVLPFENRSNHPEFNWIGESFADSMSTLLTKPGLVVITGDERAVAYQRLHLPLTVLPSRATAIKIARELRATIIVIGNFNVTVPAASPDKPETAKALATIAGEARVVRINEGRMAGDVFDGAWAPRVYDFGGTVTDLQKMNGELAYQILSQRDKALSFSRNQLIQEATRVPPQAFEAYMKGLLTAAKDPTRAIYLKNAMKLFEKENGGAVYSQAAFALGEFHLSQGQLKEAAEYLTMVQKREPHYGEAQFYAGLAYWKLGEDKKALEILVPLADEKVMPLVAVYNNAGAVSIAAAKAEKKPEEKTRLLLQAITLLSRAADSSPDDATVLFNYGYALFLSEKYADAAEKLEKVIAADPRDGQAYFLLAKTQERAGRAEPANAADNQARVYMQASYAKWQTEWQKSQTIPNVSPRSRDVLNQVDLSNLTRLQLIEQAKVDNTEEALNKIRELYQQGRDDEAMVEIRKLLVIEPTNAEAFLLSGRINQRRGDQEAAIASLKTAIFWDPSAKAIDAHILLGRIFLERGDIGEARKYAASAMTLDSANQEAVALQRQVTMGRP, via the coding sequence ATGTTTAGACGATTATTCGCAATATTCTCGACTGTTGTTGTTTCGCTGGTCGTTTCGACGGCGTCTGCCCCAGCCACTTTGGCGCAGTCAGGCGCGACGGAAACCGTTGTCGTGTTGCCGTTCGAGAACCGCTCAAATCATCCCGAATTTAACTGGATCGGCGAGAGCTTCGCTGACTCGATGTCGACTTTATTGACTAAACCCGGCCTGGTCGTGATCACGGGTGACGAGCGAGCCGTGGCGTATCAACGCTTGCATCTGCCGCTGACCGTGCTGCCGTCGCGCGCCACGGCGATCAAGATCGCTCGCGAACTAAGAGCCACGATCATCGTCATCGGTAATTTCAACGTGACGGTTCCGGCGGCCTCGCCCGACAAACCCGAAACGGCAAAGGCCCTGGCAACGATCGCAGGGGAAGCGCGCGTCGTCCGGATCAACGAAGGTCGCATGGCCGGTGACGTGTTCGACGGTGCGTGGGCGCCCCGCGTTTACGACTTTGGCGGCACCGTGACCGACCTGCAAAAGATGAATGGCGAGCTCGCCTATCAGATTCTTTCGCAGCGCGACAAGGCCCTTTCGTTTTCACGCAACCAGCTCATCCAGGAAGCGACGCGCGTTCCGCCTCAGGCATTCGAAGCCTACATGAAAGGCCTGCTGACCGCGGCCAAGGACCCGACGCGCGCCATCTACTTGAAGAACGCGATGAAGCTGTTTGAGAAAGAGAACGGCGGCGCCGTTTATTCGCAGGCGGCGTTCGCGCTCGGCGAGTTTCATTTGAGTCAGGGTCAACTGAAAGAGGCCGCTGAGTACCTCACGATGGTGCAAAAGAGAGAGCCGCATTATGGCGAAGCGCAGTTTTACGCCGGGCTCGCATATTGGAAACTCGGCGAGGACAAGAAGGCGCTCGAGATTCTGGTGCCATTGGCGGACGAGAAGGTGATGCCTCTCGTTGCCGTCTACAACAACGCCGGCGCCGTTTCGATCGCCGCCGCAAAGGCCGAAAAGAAACCCGAGGAGAAGACGCGGCTGTTGCTGCAAGCGATAACTTTGCTTTCGCGCGCCGCCGATTCGTCACCCGATGACGCTACGGTTCTTTTCAACTATGGCTACGCTTTGTTCCTTTCTGAAAAGTACGCCGACGCCGCCGAGAAACTCGAGAAAGTAATCGCCGCAGATCCCCGTGATGGCCAGGCGTACTTCCTGCTCGCAAAGACACAGGAGCGCGCGGGCCGCGCTGAACCAGCGAATGCGGCGGACAATCAGGCGCGTGTTTACATGCAGGCCAGCTATGCCAAGTGGCAAACCGAATGGCAAAAGTCCCAAACGATTCCCAACGTCTCGCCGCGCTCGCGCGACGTGTTGAACCAGGTCGATCTTTCGAACCTGACGCGGCTACAGCTGATTGAGCAGGCTAAAGTCGATAACACTGAAGAAGCTCTAAACAAAATTCGCGAACTGTATCAGCAGGGACGCGACGATGAAGCAATGGTCGAGATTCGAAAGCTGCTGGTGATTGAACCGACGAATGCCGAAGCGTTTCTTTTGAGCGGTCGCATCAATCAACGGCGTGGCGATCAGGAGGCTGCCATTGCGTCCCTCAAGACGGCCATCTTTTGGGACCCGTCGGCGAAAGCGATTGATGCGCACATTCTGCTGGGTCGAATCTTTCTTGAGCGCGGAGACATCGGCGAAGCACGCAAGTACGCGGCGAGCGCCATGACTCTCGATTCCGCGAATCAGGAAGCCGTCGCGCTGCAAAGGCAAGTGACGATGGGAAGACCGTAG
- a CDS encoding BON domain-containing protein: MHRQDRKRVVVSTSRPSRSAGPPRRRTGSREGVVALSVIGAAALATFLALFVTSRPYDPMDSTFDAQQTVPSGPLAAQSPTPTPTPTATSTRPSESPEPAGETAAATVDDATIQAQIERASRSDPALENLDVSTIVEAGRVTIIGSVPSAETKQRVERTIRAIRGVVAVDNQLVVIGATP, translated from the coding sequence ATGCATCGGCAAGACAGAAAGCGAGTCGTCGTTTCCACTTCCCGGCCATCCCGCAGTGCCGGGCCACCGCGCCGCCGAACCGGATCGCGCGAGGGGGTTGTCGCACTTAGCGTCATCGGCGCCGCGGCGCTGGCCACGTTTCTCGCTCTCTTTGTCACCAGCCGGCCATACGATCCGATGGATTCGACCTTCGACGCTCAACAGACCGTGCCTTCCGGACCGCTCGCGGCGCAATCACCGACGCCGACACCGACGCCCACAGCGACATCGACGCGACCTTCCGAATCGCCTGAACCGGCCGGCGAAACTGCGGCAGCGACCGTCGATGATGCAACTATCCAGGCCCAGATTGAGCGCGCTTCTCGATCTGATCCGGCGTTGGAGAACCTGGACGTCAGCACCATCGTCGAAGCCGGCCGTGTGACCATCATCGGGTCAGTTCCATCAGCCGAAACCAAACAGCGGGTCGAGCGCACCATTCGCGCAATCCGAGGCGTGGTGGCCGTCGACAATCAATTGGTGGTGATTGGGGCCACGCCGTAG
- the lnt gene encoding apolipoprotein N-acyltransferase, translating to MSEVLADEPPIQRRRPLFLTAIRASAPSLREFGLASSSAILLVLSFPNFDLWWLAWIGLAPLLFAVATTSRKRTAFVLGLIWGMIFFYGTCWWLTYPMIHFAGVAPWLAYPLLLLPVVFVSVFPAMACLCISHVVKRFGTSALVGTPLVWVACDWLRAVVTGLDWNALGYSQAFQPFFIQSARAGGVYAVTFLIVIANAAITFGAIHRTTRRIVVAVVVLLGVYCVLGMSFMAAMNRGPVSSEPQPFDAVVAVQPNVPMTQQDDAGFRMLLERHVQLSDEAFSRAGVTEAQHRLLIWPESPMNFSYSRDPQLQATIGSLARTHRTYVLLNSLEPAPNGGSYNSAILVNEQGQKIAQYDKIRLMPFGENVPLPRWLPGSGSVRSIVGEFTPGSSHTLMPLGAFRAGVFICIEAAHADVARAFTNTGADVLINISNDGYLGPTAVMRQHLAAAVFRAVENDRDLVRATNSGISAYIDSNGTVRDATPSFQEAVRTWTVSKTAIGSTFYSRHGDVFAYGCALITLGFISATFMTRRKGTHASGVLGN from the coding sequence ATGAGCGAAGTGCTGGCGGATGAACCGCCAATTCAAAGGCGGCGACCGCTTTTCCTCACCGCGATCCGCGCAAGCGCGCCGTCACTTCGTGAATTTGGATTGGCTTCTTCATCAGCCATTCTCCTTGTCCTTTCATTTCCAAATTTCGATTTGTGGTGGCTGGCCTGGATCGGATTAGCGCCGTTGCTCTTTGCCGTCGCGACGACTTCCAGAAAACGCACGGCGTTCGTCCTCGGCTTGATTTGGGGAATGATCTTTTTTTACGGAACCTGCTGGTGGCTAACGTACCCAATGATTCATTTCGCCGGGGTGGCGCCGTGGCTCGCGTACCCGCTGTTGCTGCTGCCAGTTGTTTTCGTTTCAGTTTTTCCGGCGATGGCTTGCCTCTGCATTTCGCACGTCGTCAAAAGATTCGGAACTTCGGCGTTAGTTGGGACGCCGCTGGTGTGGGTCGCATGCGATTGGCTGCGGGCCGTGGTCACAGGACTTGACTGGAATGCGCTTGGATACTCCCAGGCGTTTCAGCCGTTCTTCATTCAGAGTGCGCGAGCAGGCGGTGTCTACGCCGTAACTTTTCTCATTGTGATCGCCAATGCAGCAATAACCTTCGGCGCGATTCACCGGACGACTCGGCGGATCGTAGTAGCGGTAGTAGTTCTGCTGGGCGTCTATTGCGTTTTAGGAATGTCTTTTATGGCGGCAATGAACCGCGGTCCGGTTTCTTCTGAGCCTCAACCTTTTGATGCGGTCGTGGCGGTGCAACCAAATGTGCCCATGACTCAACAGGACGATGCCGGTTTCAGGATGCTGCTTGAACGTCATGTCCAACTAAGTGACGAAGCCTTCTCGAGAGCAGGAGTAACAGAAGCGCAGCATCGTCTTCTCATCTGGCCTGAATCACCGATGAACTTCAGCTACTCGCGCGATCCTCAACTGCAAGCAACCATCGGTTCGCTCGCGCGCACACATCGCACGTACGTGCTGCTTAATTCGCTCGAGCCGGCGCCGAATGGCGGCTCGTACAATTCTGCAATTCTCGTAAATGAGCAGGGTCAGAAAATCGCGCAGTATGATAAGATTCGCCTGATGCCGTTTGGCGAGAACGTGCCGCTGCCCCGCTGGCTACCGGGTTCGGGTTCGGTACGGAGTATCGTCGGCGAATTCACGCCCGGCAGTTCGCATACGCTGATGCCCCTCGGCGCGTTTCGTGCCGGGGTTTTTATTTGTATAGAGGCCGCTCATGCCGATGTAGCGCGCGCCTTCACGAATACCGGAGCCGATGTGCTGATTAATATTTCGAATGATGGCTATCTGGGACCAACTGCCGTGATGCGTCAGCACCTCGCGGCCGCCGTCTTTCGCGCCGTGGAAAACGATCGCGATTTAGTTCGTGCGACCAACAGCGGCATCAGCGCCTACATCGACTCGAATGGCACTGTGCGCGACGCTACGCCGAGTTTTCAGGAAGCAGTGCGAACCTGGACGGTGAGCAAGACGGCGATCGGATCAACTTTTTATTCGCGCCACGGCGATGTGTTCGCTTACGGCTGCGCGTTAATTACTCTGGGATTCATTTCAGCGACGTTTATGACAAGGAGAAAAGGTACGCACGCCTCTGGCGTGCTCGGCAACTAG
- a CDS encoding DUF4139 domain-containing protein produces the protein MKRLVSGLFAVTLIFTSVASTFAQTSEQTTTAADRQSVNITVYNSNLGLVRETRRLNLPAGRIALRFADVTAQIRPETVHLASLLSPTALRILEQNYQYDLLNPAKLLDKFVGKQITLVLRRYQNNSEIFEPVQATLLSNNAGQVWRINGQIVINPANIVEMRFPDVPKNLVATPTLVWDIENRESGPQTIEASYLTNGMNWRADYVLVVNADDTKGDLQGWVTLMNSSGATFENARLQLVAGDVNRVSEERTYDMAVSMARGQSKNEAQFQEQGFFEYHLYTLQRPATIRDNETKQVSLLEAAGFEVKKEFVVNGQRHYYQSYNNPGQPIKEKVGVFMQFRNAQQNKLGMPLPAGTIRLYKKDTTGNQQFIGEDKIDHTPKDEDVRVKVGDAFDIVAERKQTDYKVIARNVYEYAYEIKIRNHKETAVSVIVNEPIGGDWEMISSSFEAKKTAAFAAQFNVPVAKDGEATLSYRVRVRY, from the coding sequence ATGAAACGCCTGGTAAGCGGACTCTTTGCTGTAACGCTGATTTTTACGAGCGTCGCGAGCACGTTCGCACAAACATCTGAACAAACTACGACGGCTGCCGATCGGCAGTCAGTGAACATCACGGTTTACAACTCAAACCTGGGCCTGGTGCGTGAGACGCGGCGATTGAACCTGCCGGCGGGTCGCATCGCTCTGCGTTTCGCGGACGTCACGGCACAGATTCGGCCTGAGACGGTGCATCTGGCTTCGCTTCTGTCACCGACCGCGTTGCGGATTCTCGAACAGAATTATCAGTACGACTTGCTGAATCCGGCAAAGCTGCTCGACAAGTTTGTCGGCAAACAGATCACGCTGGTCCTGCGTCGCTATCAGAACAACTCGGAAATTTTTGAGCCCGTACAGGCGACGTTGCTTTCAAACAATGCGGGCCAGGTGTGGCGCATCAACGGGCAGATCGTGATCAATCCTGCGAACATCGTCGAGATGCGCTTTCCCGATGTGCCGAAGAATCTCGTCGCCACCCCGACTTTGGTTTGGGACATCGAGAACCGCGAGTCAGGCCCGCAGACGATTGAGGCGAGCTATCTCACCAACGGGATGAATTGGCGCGCTGACTACGTGCTGGTCGTCAATGCGGATGACACGAAGGGCGATTTGCAGGGCTGGGTCACGTTGATGAATTCCAGCGGCGCGACGTTTGAGAATGCGCGACTGCAACTGGTCGCCGGCGACGTCAATCGTGTTTCTGAGGAACGTACCTATGACATGGCGGTGAGCATGGCGCGAGGACAATCCAAGAATGAAGCTCAATTCCAGGAGCAAGGCTTCTTTGAATATCACCTTTACACGTTACAGCGGCCGGCGACGATTCGTGACAACGAAACCAAGCAGGTCTCGCTGCTCGAGGCCGCCGGATTCGAGGTAAAAAAGGAGTTCGTCGTCAACGGGCAGCGTCACTACTACCAGAGCTACAACAATCCCGGCCAGCCCATCAAAGAGAAGGTTGGCGTGTTCATGCAGTTTCGCAACGCGCAGCAGAACAAACTCGGCATGCCGCTGCCGGCCGGTACGATTCGGCTGTACAAAAAGGACACGACCGGCAATCAGCAGTTCATCGGTGAGGACAAGATCGATCACACGCCGAAGGACGAGGATGTGCGCGTGAAAGTCGGCGACGCTTTTGACATCGTCGCGGAACGCAAGCAGACCGACTACAAAGTGATCGCGCGTAATGTGTACGAGTACGCTTACGAAATCAAAATTCGAAATCACAAAGAAACCGCCGTGAGCGTGATTGTGAACGAACCAATCGGCGGCGATTGGGAAATGATTTCGTCGAGCTTCGAAGCGAAGAAGACCGCAGCGTTTGCCGCGCAGTTCAATGTGCCCGTCGCTAAAGACGGCGAAGCGACGTTGAGCTATCGCGTGCGCGTGCGGTACTAA
- the prfB gene encoding peptide chain release factor 2 (programmed frameshift), which produces MIDPQSIQELRDSFDDLKKRVDQLGGFFDVPAKQTELSQIETQASAQDFWSNQEEAQKLLQQRSRLERVIQRQEKFETELSDAQVLFEFAEEDESSLTELRQLVKRLEHEIAEAETEMLLSGENDGRNAICTIHPGAGGTESQDWAEMLLRMYLKWAERREFRTEVIDYQPGEEAGIKGVTFKVEGEYAYGLLSAEAGVHRLVRISPFDQAARRHTSFASLFVYPEIDDDIEVEINEKDLRVDTYRSSGAGGQHINVTDSAVRITHLPTNIVVSCQNQRSQHQNRAVAMQVLRSRLYELEVEKRKAETAELEANKQDISFGSQIRNYVLAPYRLVKDARTKLEKGDVDSVLNGDIDEFIKQYLLSKRAA; this is translated from the exons ATGATCGATCCACAATCAATTCAGGAATTAAGAGACTCGTTCGACGACTTAAAGAAGCGCGTCGATCAGCTC GGAGGTTTCTTTGATGTCCCGGCGAAACAAACTGAGCTAAGCCAAATTGAAACACAGGCGTCGGCCCAGGACTTTTGGTCGAATCAGGAAGAAGCACAGAAGCTTTTGCAGCAACGAAGCCGTTTGGAGCGCGTCATCCAGCGGCAAGAGAAATTCGAGACCGAGCTTTCAGACGCACAAGTGCTCTTTGAATTTGCGGAAGAAGACGAAAGCTCTCTGACTGAGCTGCGTCAGTTGGTCAAACGCCTCGAACATGAGATCGCCGAAGCCGAAACCGAGATGCTGCTGTCCGGGGAGAATGACGGGCGCAACGCGATCTGCACCATTCATCCGGGCGCGGGCGGCACCGAATCGCAGGATTGGGCTGAGATGCTGCTGCGCATGTATTTGAAATGGGCTGAACGACGCGAATTTCGCACTGAGGTCATCGACTACCAGCCGGGAGAAGAAGCTGGCATCAAGGGTGTGACGTTCAAAGTCGAAGGCGAATACGCGTACGGGCTGTTATCTGCCGAGGCGGGCGTGCATCGATTAGTGCGCATCTCGCCGTTCGATCAAGCGGCGCGCAGACATACTTCTTTTGCTTCGTTGTTTGTCTATCCGGAAATCGACGATGACATCGAAGTCGAGATCAACGAAAAGGATTTACGCGTGGACACGTATCGTTCGAGCGGCGCAGGCGGGCAGCACATCAACGTGACGGATTCGGCGGTGCGCATCACGCATTTGCCGACCAACATTGTGGTGTCGTGTCAGAACCAGCGTTCGCAGCATCAGAATCGCGCCGTGGCGATGCAGGTCCTGCGCTCCCGGCTTTACGAACTGGAAGTTGAAAAGCGCAAGGCGGAAACGGCCGAACTTGAGGCGAACAAGCAGGACATCTCATTCGGCTCGCAGATTAGGAACTATGTGCTCGCGCCGTACCGGCTGGTGAAAGACGCGCGCACTAAACTGGAAAAAGGCGACGTCGATTCAGTCCTCAACGGCGACATCGACGAGTTTATTAAGCAGTATCTGTTGTCGAAGCGAGCAGCTTAA
- a CDS encoding DNA translocase FtsK has translation MAAIPTDIDIEPVPERSRLNEIIVIALVAAALLLGLCLASYHPNDPSWNAAGEASARNWIGTVGANVAAALFQSIGLAAYLIPFLILAAAWRRFRTQRINAPIYRLLGLTIVVLSAAALLTLANIHPFFDASFNAGGLIGVLIARALVAGLNTVGAAILLMAIAATGILLATNFSFANAGQSLSERFGSLRSLPIRFKGWRLARRANRELLRQQKLDAAGANGNGTATGPQVVNSEGQPITRAPESAEIASAFESFAASTSGKAMVAAAGAGTAPAKRGMFRGKATPAAETAVVSEMLREAAVKRKTESPASGSLPFEGRKASSKAKTDYQLPALEFLNEAQMRREQADDELLGMATKLAEKCREFNVTGQIKFICPGPVVTTYEFKPDPGVKYSRVTGLVDDLCLALKAESIRIDRMPGKPHVGIEVPNPRRETIFLREVIESRAFRESTSKLTIALGKTIDGLNYVSDLARMPHLLIAGTTGAGKSVGVNSLLVSILYRARPDEVKLILIDPKRLELGLYEDIPHLATPIIVDPKQAARALRWSVAEMERRYKQLAGWGVRNIDGYNAEIAKRNAAKDFDENGEPWKPLPYIVIIIDELADLMMASGHEVEESITRLAQMARAIGIHLVLATQRPSVDVITGLIKANFPSRISYRVSSKVDSRTILDTNGAEHLLGRGDMLFLPPGSSRLLRVHGAYVDESEINKIVTHIKAQWQPDYDESITQSEEEAMGLDDSGGERDELFEDALRICVEMKRASTSVLQRRLRIGYGRAAAVLDQMEREGLIGQADGARPRPVLGRAFEIVADWDEQEPE, from the coding sequence ATGGCCGCCATTCCAACTGACATCGATATCGAACCCGTGCCTGAGCGGTCGCGGCTGAACGAGATCATCGTGATCGCGCTCGTGGCCGCGGCGCTGCTGCTCGGGCTGTGTCTCGCTTCGTATCATCCCAACGATCCTTCATGGAATGCCGCCGGTGAAGCCAGTGCCCGCAATTGGATTGGGACTGTCGGGGCGAATGTCGCCGCGGCGTTGTTTCAGTCAATCGGTCTCGCCGCCTATCTGATTCCCTTCCTTATTCTCGCGGCCGCTTGGCGCCGGTTTCGCACCCAGCGCATCAATGCGCCGATTTATCGCTTGTTGGGATTGACGATCGTCGTGCTTTCCGCGGCGGCTTTGCTGACGCTCGCGAACATTCATCCATTCTTCGATGCCAGCTTCAATGCCGGCGGGCTAATCGGCGTCTTAATCGCGCGCGCGCTGGTCGCTGGGCTGAACACTGTCGGCGCTGCCATTCTGCTGATGGCAATTGCGGCCACCGGCATCCTGCTGGCGACGAACTTTTCCTTTGCGAATGCCGGCCAGTCGCTTAGCGAAAGATTCGGTTCCCTGCGATCGCTTCCCATCAGATTCAAAGGATGGCGCTTGGCGCGCCGTGCGAACCGTGAATTGCTTCGCCAACAGAAGCTGGATGCCGCAGGTGCAAACGGCAACGGCACCGCGACCGGCCCGCAGGTGGTAAACAGCGAAGGCCAACCAATCACGCGCGCACCGGAAAGCGCCGAAATCGCTTCAGCCTTCGAGTCGTTCGCTGCCTCCACGAGCGGAAAAGCCATGGTCGCCGCGGCGGGCGCGGGCACAGCGCCGGCCAAACGCGGAATGTTTCGCGGCAAAGCCACACCGGCCGCCGAAACCGCAGTCGTCTCAGAAATGCTGCGCGAGGCCGCGGTGAAGCGTAAAACTGAATCGCCGGCCAGCGGCAGTTTGCCGTTTGAAGGCCGTAAGGCCAGCAGCAAAGCCAAGACGGATTATCAACTTCCGGCGCTCGAATTCCTCAACGAGGCACAGATGCGTCGCGAACAAGCCGACGATGAACTGCTCGGGATGGCCACGAAGCTCGCTGAGAAATGCCGCGAGTTCAACGTGACCGGCCAAATCAAATTCATCTGCCCGGGCCCCGTCGTCACGACCTACGAATTCAAACCGGATCCCGGCGTGAAGTATTCCCGCGTGACTGGCCTGGTTGACGATCTGTGTCTCGCTTTGAAAGCCGAATCGATCCGCATCGATCGTATGCCGGGCAAGCCGCACGTCGGCATCGAGGTCCCGAATCCGCGCCGCGAAACAATCTTTCTGCGCGAAGTGATTGAGTCGCGCGCCTTTCGCGAATCAACTTCGAAGCTGACGATTGCGCTCGGGAAAACGATTGACGGTTTGAATTACGTCAGCGACCTGGCTCGGATGCCGCACCTTTTGATTGCCGGTACGACCGGAGCGGGTAAGTCAGTCGGCGTCAATTCCCTGCTCGTTTCCATTCTTTATCGAGCGCGTCCGGATGAAGTGAAGCTGATTCTCATCGACCCGAAGCGGCTTGAGCTTGGGCTGTATGAAGACATCCCGCATCTCGCGACACCAATCATCGTCGATCCCAAGCAAGCCGCGCGCGCGCTGCGCTGGTCTGTGGCTGAGATGGAGCGACGTTACAAACAGCTTGCCGGGTGGGGCGTGCGTAATATCGACGGCTACAACGCTGAGATCGCCAAACGTAACGCCGCCAAAGATTTTGATGAGAACGGCGAGCCGTGGAAGCCTCTGCCGTACATCGTGATCATCATCGACGAGCTGGCCGATCTGATGATGGCGTCAGGTCACGAGGTTGAGGAATCGATCACGCGGCTTGCGCAAATGGCGCGCGCCATCGGTATTCACCTCGTGCTCGCAACCCAGCGGCCATCGGTGGACGTCATCACCGGACTGATTAAAGCCAACTTCCCTTCCCGGATTTCGTATCGCGTTTCTTCCAAAGTCGATTCGCGAACGATTCTCGACACGAACGGGGCGGAGCACCTGCTCGGCCGCGGCGACATGCTGTTTCTGCCGCCGGGATCCTCGCGACTGCTGCGCGTACATGGCGCGTACGTTGACGAATCGGAAATCAACAAAATCGTTACGCACATCAAGGCTCAATGGCAGCCGGATTACGACGAGAGCATCACGCAATCCGAAGAAGAGGCGATGGGCCTCGACGACTCCGGCGGCGAGCGCGATGAACTCTTCGAAGACGCCCTGCGCATCTGCGTTGAGATGAAGCGCGCCTCGACTTCCGTCCTGCAACGCCGCCTGCGCATCGGTTACGGCCGCGCCGCCGCCGTGCTTGATCAGATGGAACGCGAGGGCCTTATTGGACAGGCCGACGGCGCGCGTCCACGTCCCGTGCTCGGTCGCGCGTTTGAGATCGTGGCTGATTGGGACGAGCAGGAACCCGAATAA
- a CDS encoding helix-hairpin-helix domain-containing protein: protein MYRFILLSLLLLALLAVTSCAKRSRATVSNAPTPLEQHSSASLTAPKININTAPARDLEALPGIGKGLAGRIVEHREKYGPFRRAEHLMMVRGISETRFHALRDLVTVE, encoded by the coding sequence ATGTACCGGTTCATCCTGCTGTCGCTTCTCCTGTTGGCTTTACTTGCCGTCACTTCGTGCGCCAAACGTTCACGTGCGACCGTATCTAACGCGCCGACGCCGCTTGAGCAACACTCGTCAGCTTCTTTAACTGCGCCGAAGATCAACATCAACACGGCGCCGGCGAGAGATCTCGAAGCACTACCCGGAATCGGTAAAGGCCTCGCCGGGCGCATCGTTGAGCATCGGGAGAAATACGGGCCGTTCCGTCGCGCCGAGCACCTGATGATGGTGCGCGGCATCAGCGAGACGCGTTTTCACGCGCTCCGCGACTTAGTCACGGTAGAATGA